TAGATACATTCCACAAagtaaaaaaggaaatatagTGTCAACAATAAAAGATGCAAACAATCTAATTTTGATGCAAATGCCCATAAGAAAGGTTTGTCATTTAATTGTACCTGAGATTCATAGTAAAGTCCAGTGTATAGTGATGAATAGAAAATTTCACCATCCGAACTACTAGAAAAGTTTGAAGATAACTGAagatggaaaagaaaacagacGTAAATTTTCCTCAAATTTATAAGGACAAGcaaaatctataattttctTCAAGAAATGTCACCACCTTTTCAGGATCCCCACCATCTTTGAACAATGCATAAGCTTCGCGCATTACAGGTCTTGAGTCTAAACCAACCTGAAAAGTGAGGTGCACATAAAGTTTACATTTGGCAGAACATAGTGTGGGCTGTTTGCGCGTAGCGGCTGCAGTCCACTTACATTTGAGAGTGATTTGTCAAGAAGAATAATGGAAAGTACAAGTGGGACATGTTATGTCATATGCCCAGTACATTTCAAGAAATTGGTACATATGGTCATCATCAAATGTGTATGGAAACTCAATAGACAAAGTTACCTGCTTGATGATATCAATTCAAGACTCTTTTTGTCAATTTTGAATTCGTTACTGCAGTCACCATGAAAGTTCCACAGAATATATAAGGATCGTTCATTATATTTGAAAGTTTCAGTTCTGATTGCCTCAAAGCAGTGTAAagatatagattaattaaaatgGAAGGTAGCGCCGTTCACAAAATTGGCTTTTAAGGTAATCTATTTAGGTTAATGACTTGATGTCAACAAATTAAACCGTAGGACATTGAAAATCTACAAAAGTGGGAAATATTTTGCACCTCACTTGAGGATAGTAGTAACGCGCATTTGCACGCACCATGTCTCATTACCAAGCACACATCTAGCACTGAATTATGTTCCGAgaaaacatatcattttaGCTGGAAAACTTGCCTCCAGGAAGCGCTTCCGTGCTTCCTCTACCCCATACAGCTGAGCTTCACAGAGAAAACACCATATCGACTCTTCAGTGTCATTTGGATTGGCAGCAACATCCAGCCTGAACTGCTCTGCACCTTCTTTAAACCTGATCCAGAATTTCAATAAACTAAAAACAGTAGCACAAGGTTCCAGTCTATGGCTTGAAAGTTGAAATTCATTTGTTTCAGCCACGAGAATCTACGAGCCTCATCACTAATGGATCATGATTATGCACCTGTCCAGATAGTAGAGTGAAAGTCCTCTCTGCCAGAGATCTGAAACAAAGTACAATTGCAGTCAGTGATTTCCCTCACCTGCAAATGGCTCAATTGGCACACGACTACTCACAATTTGAACTCTAAACTAACACTGAAGTTTCACAAATGCGTACATTGCTTCTGCCGCTCATCCAACTCAATCGCCCGATCGAACTCTGCCAGTGATCCAGCGACATCTCCCTAAAATGCAAAGATTAGATgaagaaataatttacaagAACCCTCAGGCAATTTCTCGAAATAACAAAAGCAGCTTCTCCATGCCGCATTGTAGAAGATATTGGCTGACACGAGGGGCTTATCTGTAATTACATgtaaaatataggaaaagaACGCAAGGAAATTTTCACATCCGCCGTCACAGACCTGCCTGAAGAGTTGCATGCCTCGCCGGACGGCGAGCGACGCGGCGGCTGCTCCGCCCGCCCCGCCGGAGAGGAAGTCCCAAATGCCGGCAGCCGCCGGCAGGAGAAGCCGCCGAGGCACCGCGTTCGTGGGTGCCGCACGAAATGGCGAGGAGAGGAGCTTCGGGCTCACGACCGGTTGAGCCGAGCCGGcgtgggcgcggcggcgggctccgGCAGCCgtggggaaggggaaggagacCGCGGAACGGAGAGACGGGGAAGTGGATGCCATTTTGGAGGGAAGCGAATTGGCGAAATGCCCAAATGACCAGAATACATCGCCTTCCGGATTATGGTAGAAAACGAGTGGTGAGTAATCGCTGTATCTTGGTGGGTTTCGAGGGTGGCCAATCCAATAGAAGATGGCCGtaaacaaagaaaacatgGTATCAACCGGCAAGTACAGAGATTAGGAAAACGGAAGCTTCACTAGAGTGATGGTTTCTTTCTGATTTTATCTGCCAATTCTTGTGGAAGATATGGTTTGTCTATAGCacaacgaaaaaaaaacaggtgtGAGCACTATTCAGGCACATATCATAGAGGATAAAACTATTTATctgcattttctttctttacaCAAAGGAATTCAATTTCTACAAGGAATTACTACACAAAAATAGGAACCCTGCCCCTGTGCTTTCATGTATCTCCTGTTCTAAATATTATCTCATGTAGAGAAGTTCCTACTTGCTATGTTATTTACTATCAAAGTCTAACTAGACAATTTGATAGTTTTAACGGGCTTTTATTAAGGGTCTCTTCgaaacataggaattttataggattttcagagaaaacagtttaatttcactaatttttcttcaaaattccTTTAAAACGAAGAGACTTCAAAACCCACGACAGTCCAACACTAAAATATACGGTGCTTTAGTTACTTAATCTTAACCATCCATGTCGCtaacttaaaaaacaaatgttgctcaaatttaagataaataatagtaGCCTGATGCCTTCTCATAAATCTCCTGAGGAGATAGTTTTATTCTATTAGAAAGTTTGTGAGAGAAGGTTTCCTCAccttatatatagtttatgcATACTGAGGCTGTGTTCGGCTACCGGATATATAACCGGCGTAAAAagcgtagtaatagattagtatatgattaattaattattagctataaaaaatataaaaaataatatgattttgtaaAGCAACATTTCTATAGaagatttttgaaaaaacaccATGTTTAGCACTTCAGAAAACATGTGcgcaaaaaaagagaaaatctgaGAAAATTGGATGGGGTGCCGAACGTGCCCtaagttttgtttttgagtGCTACTATACGTATGACTAAGTTGTACAACTTCCTTACGACTAAAAGGATATAATCATCGATCAATTAAAGATGTGACACCGTAGCTATCTATCAATTTAGTTGTACGCAATATTTCTGATGCAAAGTTTCCAAGTTCAAAggttttataatttgaatggATCATGGATGCTAAGTTTTGTTTCAGAATCCGTCAGCCGACCACCGCCGGCGAGTCTGTCCACCCGCCCCATcatcggcggcgccggagctgaAGTAGGCGACTGTCGCCTTATAACGGGGGATTATATATCCCGCGGCTATCACTCGAAGCTGGGCACTTTTGGGTCGAAGCGGGCGGTGGCGCTGAGACTGTCGCCGTTTTCGTACTCGGTGGAAGCGGCTCCTGAGGTTCTCCGGCCCTCAGCCTATGGAGCAGCTCACCGTCGGCATCATGTACCGTCGTGGATGCCGTCGTGCTCGGGCTTGCACTGTCCCCTGTTTCTTCCTCTGCCGTGGAGTGAAATTTCTTCCATATTTCGGTTGTACTGTTGTAAAGATTGAAGCTCTGTTCTTCCCTTCGTCGATTGATGCTACTGCTGTTTGGACTAATCTGCAATTCCCGAATTCTGGTTGGATGATGCGAGTATGCAACAATGCAAGAGATCGATGCAAAGCAACGCAATATATGTCTGAATTTCTTTCTGGATGGTGTCCGAACAGTGAGCTGAAGCGAGACGCAGGTCCACCGCCATGGTGCAGCTCGCTCGGCCATGTGGACTGCAGCTCCCTATCTGTTtacacatgaaaaacaaaaaatgaaagacCAGAGAAGGTGAGCATTTCAGaagtcatttatttttaatctgtaCCAAACCACGAGCAGTTGGCTGGCTAGTCCACCGCGCGCGGAGCTGActttagaatttaatccatacctttgatttatttttaataaacgGTTATAATAAAATTGTAGTACCAATAATATTACGTAATATTACGGGTAATATAAGTTTAATGGGAAAATAGCGTTTTTTTACTGTGTTATTtattacagaaaaaaaattacaaaataatgctaatcaagtaattaacaaaataaaaaaagtaaattttcTACTGGCAGCAGGACAAAGTAAAATGTCCGAGAGTTGCCCGCGCGGACGGTGCTGTCAAGCTGTCACACTGCGATAGGCGAACGATTTCCTCTGCTCGCTCTCCATCCTAACACGGCGAAAGCCCAGTTGCTCTCCATTCCCCCAAGTCAACACACACAGTTTCGTCGTCGATCACCAACCAAATCAAAGCCCGGAGAACGGGACCAGGAGCTTCGGTCCGGCGGGGAGGGCCGAGCAGCTTGCTTGCGTGCCCAATCGCAGATCGCAGGCATGGAGTCCTCCCTCCTATTACCCCAGGCCTTCACGACGGCAATGGCaacggcaacggcgacggcacggccgTGCGGATGGAGATCCCGTCCTCGGGCCTCGTCCCCACCCCATCGCCTCGTCGTCCCCTCTGTGGTCTgcgcgtcgtcgtctcgtTCGGCGCTGAgcctccatggcggcggcacTCTCGCTCCTCGCCACGTCGTGCCGGCGCAGGAGTTCCTCCTATCCTGCTGCGGCTCGTGGCGGCGAGATGCCGGAACACTGGAGGAGGATCGTCCATGgcagcggccggccggcgtccAGTGGAGCAGCGGCGCCACGGCTCCACCAGGTGCACGGTCCGCCGCGCTGCTTCCGATGGCCTGGGCCATGGAGGCAGTGCTAGGCCTGCTCGGCACGGCGCAGGTCTCACTACCGCTACTCCCGCCGGAGGAT
This is a stretch of genomic DNA from Oryza brachyantha chromosome 1, ObraRS2, whole genome shotgun sequence. It encodes these proteins:
- the LOC102715632 gene encoding uncharacterized protein LOC102715632 isoform X2; protein product: MFSLFTAIFYWIGHPRNPPRYSDYSPLVFYHNPEGDVFWSFGHFANSLPSKMASTSPSLRSAVSFPFPTAAGARRRAHAGSAQPVVSPKLLSSPFRAAPTNAVPRRLLLPAAAGIWDFLSGGAGGAAAASLAVRRGMQLFRQGDVAGSLAEFDRAIELDERQKQYLWQRGLSLYYLDRFKEGAEQFRLDVAANPNDTEESIWCFLCEAQLYGVEEARKRFLEVGLDSRPVMREAYALFKDGGDPEKLSSNFSSSSDGEIFYSSLYTGLYYESQINKCYFHSVLDRRMQSRQSPTLLLHAGHPMDQGPEITWLHLH
- the LOC102715632 gene encoding uncharacterized protein LOC102715632 isoform X1 — encoded protein: MFSLFTAIFYWIGHPRNPPRYSDYSPLVFYHNPEGDVFWSFGHFANSLPSKMASTSPSLRSAVSFPFPTAAGARRRAHAGSAQPVVSPKLLSSPFRAAPTNAVPRRLLLPAAAGIWDFLSGGAGGAAAASLAVRRGMQLFRQGDVAGSLAEFDRAIELDERQKQYLWQRGLSLYYLDRFKEGAEQFRLDVAANPNDTEESIWCFLCEAQLYGVEEARKRFLEVGLDSRPVMREAYALFKDGGDPEKLSSNFSSSSDGEIFYSSLYTGLYYESQKDAESAKPHIVAACRSPYGSRSGDYMASLALVHCQCRNWTLE
- the LOC102715632 gene encoding uncharacterized protein LOC102715632 isoform X3 → MFSLFTAIFYWIGHPRNPPRYSDYSPLVFYHNPEGDVFWSFGHFANSLPSKMASTSPSLRSAVSFPFPTAAGARRRAHAGSAQPVVSPKLLSSPFRAAPTNAVPRRLLLPAAAGIWDFLSGGAGGAAAASLAVRRGMQLFRQGDVAGSLAEFDRAIELDERQKQYLWQRGLSLYYLDRFKEGAEQFRLDVAANPNDTEESIWCFLCEAQLYGVEEARKRFLEVGLDSRPVMREAYALFKDGGDPEKLSSNFSSSSDGEIFYSSLYTGLYYESQEHSDQ